The following proteins come from a genomic window of Gordonia westfalica:
- a CDS encoding VOC family protein — protein MPNFPALTHVAITVSDLPASTAWYGKLFDAEPVLDEDEESGDFHHTVFALDGGTLFGLHTHASGDPAPGGFSETNVGLDHIAFACTQSELEDWVSRLDKAGIAHSGIKHAHYGSGISFRDPDNIALEFFAPPAG, from the coding sequence ATGCCGAACTTTCCCGCACTCACCCACGTGGCCATCACCGTGAGTGATCTGCCTGCGAGTACCGCCTGGTACGGGAAGTTGTTCGACGCCGAACCGGTCCTGGACGAGGACGAGGAGTCCGGCGATTTCCACCACACGGTCTTCGCGTTGGACGGCGGAACGCTCTTCGGACTCCACACTCACGCGTCGGGCGACCCGGCGCCGGGCGGGTTCAGCGAGACGAACGTCGGCCTGGACCACATCGCGTTCGCCTGCACGCAGTCCGAACTCGAGGACTGGGTCTCACGTTTGGACAAGGCTGGAATCGCGCACAGCGGTATCAAACACGCGCACTACGGATCAGGGATATCCTTCCGCGATCCGGACAACATCGCCCTGGAGTTCTTCGCCCCGCCGGCCGGATGA
- a CDS encoding DUF6319 family protein gives MDGVSSQKRTGLTAGDLESLSAALAAGKRVTVYLRDPMPSLGLESGASARVVSIDGTTVTVSPKGVDDQLPFEADELQRTRAASASPVKATQRPAKAAPAAARPVPTPKPAAAEPKPASPPAARPEPVQSRPAAPKPAPAKAARRPKGATAAVSVTITSAGESTWTVSVAHGSKKGKPSEVTADRVARAMHELGDDAAITAVDEVIESAREAAQKKIEELTRELESARAALAHLDVGPGES, from the coding sequence ATGGACGGCGTGAGCTCGCAGAAGAGGACCGGATTGACCGCCGGTGACCTGGAATCTCTGTCCGCAGCACTCGCCGCGGGCAAGCGCGTCACCGTCTACCTTCGTGACCCGATGCCGTCGCTCGGACTCGAGTCGGGTGCGTCGGCGCGTGTCGTGTCCATCGACGGCACCACGGTGACGGTCAGCCCGAAGGGCGTCGACGATCAGTTGCCGTTCGAGGCCGACGAACTGCAGAGGACCCGGGCGGCGTCAGCGTCGCCCGTGAAAGCGACCCAGCGACCGGCCAAGGCGGCGCCTGCTGCCGCCCGCCCTGTACCGACCCCGAAACCAGCTGCGGCGGAACCGAAACCGGCATCTCCGCCGGCCGCGCGTCCCGAGCCGGTACAGTCTCGCCCGGCCGCACCGAAGCCGGCTCCGGCGAAAGCTGCACGGCGCCCCAAGGGTGCGACTGCCGCGGTGAGCGTGACCATCACTTCAGCGGGGGAGAGCACGTGGACGGTGTCGGTGGCGCACGGCAGCAAGAAGGGAAAGCCGTCCGAGGTGACCGCGGACCGCGTGGCGCGCGCAATGCATGAACTCGGCGACGACGCTGCCATCACCGCGGTCGACGAGGTGATCGAGTCGGCGCGTGAGGCTGCACAGAAGAAGATCGAGGAACTGACGCGGGAGCTCGAGAGCGCGCGGGCCGCACTCGCTCATCTCGACGTCGGGCCCGGCGAGAGCTGA
- a CDS encoding zinc-ribbon domain-containing protein encodes MFFLFGYGPKQQHLGAGQTRTCPRCHNTTQWARMREFKQFTVFFIPIARWGRREFEACGICGAAVAV; translated from the coding sequence GTGTTCTTCCTCTTCGGATACGGCCCCAAACAGCAGCATCTCGGCGCGGGACAGACCCGGACATGTCCTCGCTGTCACAACACCACCCAGTGGGCCAGGATGCGGGAGTTCAAGCAGTTCACCGTGTTCTTCATCCCGATTGCGCGGTGGGGCCGACGGGAGTTCGAGGCCTGCGGCATCTGCGGCGCGGCGGTCGCGGTCTGA
- a CDS encoding protein adenylyltransferase SelO, producing MAATDSPARTSDAITGFESTFADELTPLTVEWRGADVPDPRLLVVNEKLAASLGLDVEALRSDDGIAILGGAAVPADGRAVATAYSGHQFGGYAALLGDGRALLLGELIDAEGHRVDLQLKGSGPTPFSRGGDGFAVVGPMLREYLVSEAMYALGVPTTRSLSVVATGRGIHRNGVEPGAVLARVAASHLRVGTFEFAARNGDVLQPLADYAIARHYPELAELPPTGGGNRYAKFLEGVVERQAALVARWMLVGFVHGVMNTDNTTISGETIDYGPCAFIDAFDPAAVFSSIDQGGRYAFGNQPAVLKWNLARFAETLLRLISPAPDDAIAIATATLSTFDAVYEQHLNEGLSAKLGLADTFVDHELIDDLLALMAEHRADWTGTFRALADELRGRPAPLDILLPRDASDPWVARWREALARHGRDDASTADAMDFVNPLYIPRNHLVDDALRAAHEGDLGPFEELLDVVTHPFERRVDRVKYTAPASEEFNSSFQTFCGT from the coding sequence GTGGCTGCCACCGACTCCCCCGCGCGCACATCCGACGCGATCACCGGCTTCGAGAGCACTTTCGCCGATGAACTGACGCCTCTCACCGTCGAGTGGCGGGGTGCCGATGTGCCAGATCCCCGGCTCCTCGTCGTGAACGAGAAGCTCGCCGCGTCGCTGGGTTTGGACGTCGAAGCCCTGCGCTCCGACGATGGAATTGCGATCCTGGGCGGCGCGGCGGTGCCCGCAGACGGCAGAGCGGTGGCGACGGCGTATTCAGGACATCAGTTCGGCGGGTACGCGGCACTGCTCGGAGACGGACGCGCCCTCCTGCTCGGCGAACTCATCGACGCCGAGGGGCATCGCGTCGATCTTCAGTTGAAAGGCTCTGGACCGACGCCGTTCTCGCGGGGTGGGGATGGCTTCGCGGTGGTCGGACCGATGCTCCGCGAGTACCTCGTCAGCGAAGCCATGTACGCACTCGGTGTGCCGACCACCCGGTCACTGTCCGTGGTGGCGACCGGTCGTGGAATCCATCGCAACGGCGTCGAACCCGGAGCGGTCCTCGCGCGGGTCGCGGCGAGCCACCTGCGGGTCGGCACCTTCGAGTTCGCCGCCCGCAACGGCGATGTCCTGCAACCCCTCGCCGACTATGCGATCGCGCGGCACTACCCCGAACTCGCCGAACTGCCACCGACCGGCGGCGGAAACCGATATGCGAAGTTCCTGGAAGGTGTGGTCGAACGGCAGGCCGCGCTCGTCGCCCGGTGGATGCTGGTCGGGTTCGTGCACGGTGTCATGAACACCGACAACACCACCATCTCCGGCGAGACCATCGACTACGGTCCATGCGCATTCATCGACGCCTTCGACCCCGCGGCGGTGTTCAGCTCGATCGATCAGGGCGGGCGCTATGCCTTCGGCAACCAACCAGCGGTCCTGAAATGGAACCTCGCGCGGTTCGCCGAAACGCTCCTCAGGTTGATCAGTCCGGCACCGGACGATGCGATCGCCATCGCGACGGCGACGCTGTCCACCTTCGACGCTGTATACGAGCAGCACCTCAATGAAGGTCTCTCGGCCAAGCTCGGGCTGGCCGACACGTTTGTCGACCACGAATTGATCGACGACCTTCTCGCGCTGATGGCGGAACATCGCGCCGACTGGACCGGAACGTTCCGTGCGCTGGCCGACGAACTGCGCGGACGACCGGCTCCTCTCGACATACTGCTGCCGCGAGACGCGTCGGATCCGTGGGTCGCGCGATGGCGCGAAGCCCTCGCCCGACATGGCCGCGACGACGCATCCACCGCCGACGCGATGGACTTCGTCAACCCGCTCTACATCCCCCGCAACCACCTGGTCGACGACGCGCTCCGAGCCGCGCACGAGGGAGACCTCGGGCCGTTCGAAGAGTTGCTCGACGTCGTGACTCACCCGTTCGAACGTCGCGTCGACCGGGTCAAGTACACGGCCCCGGCTTCAGAGGAGTTCAACTCGTCGTTCCAGACGTTCTGCGGGACCTGA
- a CDS encoding DNA/RNA non-specific endonuclease has translation MSSGEPSEHGHTHTPQGSQRCDPDSGSDTAAARGNTDSMHVTNVVPQMQPFNGGIWLDLEDYALQNARRDDMKISVFTGPFLTDADPTMFGVRIPVEFWKVIAFIHDETGQLCATGYTMSQRDFLHAEEFVFGAHKTAQRSIRSIEQRTGLSLGPLPR, from the coding sequence GTGTCCTCGGGCGAACCATCGGAGCATGGACACACTCACACGCCTCAAGGAAGCCAACGCTGCGATCCGGACTCGGGATCCGACACCGCGGCGGCGCGCGGTAACACCGACTCGATGCACGTCACCAACGTCGTCCCGCAGATGCAGCCGTTCAACGGCGGTATCTGGCTGGACCTCGAGGACTACGCGCTGCAGAACGCACGCCGCGACGACATGAAGATCTCGGTGTTCACCGGCCCGTTCCTCACCGACGCCGATCCGACGATGTTCGGTGTCCGGATCCCGGTCGAGTTCTGGAAGGTCATCGCCTTCATCCACGACGAGACCGGTCAGCTCTGCGCCACCGGCTACACGATGTCCCAGCGGGACTTCCTTCACGCCGAGGAGTTCGTCTTCGGCGCGCACAAGACCGCGCAACGTTCGATCCGATCGATCGAGCAACGGACTGGCCTCTCCTTAGGACCGCTGCCGCGCTAG
- a CDS encoding TraR/DksA family transcriptional regulator → MNRPGLDESGASLIAERVRTAALIESLSARLAAVIEATADAASDDEHDPEGTTLAVERGQLVAQIDRSRVRLEEIDAALERLGRGAYGRCETCGEPIDPERLEVLPAARQCVRCAARNPTRRW, encoded by the coding sequence GTGAACCGACCCGGCCTCGATGAATCAGGAGCATCGCTGATCGCCGAACGCGTTCGAACCGCGGCGCTCATCGAATCGTTGTCCGCGCGTCTGGCCGCCGTCATCGAAGCGACCGCGGACGCCGCCTCCGATGACGAGCATGATCCCGAGGGGACCACGCTCGCCGTCGAACGAGGACAGCTGGTCGCCCAGATCGACCGGTCGCGGGTCCGCCTGGAGGAGATCGACGCCGCGCTCGAACGCCTGGGTCGCGGAGCGTACGGACGCTGCGAAACCTGCGGCGAACCGATCGACCCCGAACGACTCGAGGTGTTGCCGGCCGCGCGGCAGTGCGTGAGATGTGCCGCGCGCAATCCGACACGTCGCTGGTGA
- a CDS encoding NAD(P)-dependent alcohol dehydrogenase, translating into MKAIQVVKPGNPPELREVDKPTPGPGQVLLKVSAAGACHSDDFVLNLPEEGFPYPLPMTLGHEGAGVVAEVGTGVTGISEGTSVAVYGAWGCGVCHFCSRGFENYCSRAAELGIAPPGLGNEGAMAEYMIVDSPRHLVPLGDLDPTAAVPLTDAGLTPYHAIKPSLPKLVGGTTAVVIGAGGLGHVGIQLLRHLTPSRVIALDVSEEKLAFAREVGVHEVVLSDADAVANVRKITGAEGATAVFDFVGLQPTLDAAMGMAGTMGDVVIVGIGDGVAAAKVGFFTQPFEVSVRAPYWGARDELIEVLDLARDGVLEVAVEKFSLDDGVEAYRRLAANDLRGRAVVVPD; encoded by the coding sequence ATGAAGGCCATTCAGGTAGTCAAGCCAGGTAACCCCCCAGAGCTGCGCGAGGTCGACAAACCCACGCCCGGTCCCGGACAGGTCCTCCTCAAGGTGAGCGCGGCAGGCGCATGCCATTCCGACGACTTCGTGCTCAACCTTCCCGAAGAAGGATTCCCTTATCCCCTGCCGATGACACTCGGGCACGAAGGTGCCGGTGTGGTCGCCGAAGTCGGTACCGGCGTCACGGGCATCTCCGAGGGAACGTCGGTCGCGGTGTACGGGGCCTGGGGCTGCGGCGTCTGCCACTTCTGTTCGAGGGGTTTCGAGAACTACTGCAGCCGCGCGGCCGAGCTCGGCATCGCACCACCCGGCCTCGGCAACGAAGGCGCGATGGCCGAGTACATGATCGTCGACAGTCCGCGGCATCTCGTGCCCCTCGGTGATCTCGATCCGACGGCCGCCGTGCCGCTCACCGACGCCGGCCTCACCCCGTATCACGCGATCAAGCCGTCTCTGCCGAAACTCGTGGGCGGAACCACCGCCGTGGTCATTGGCGCCGGTGGCCTCGGTCACGTCGGAATCCAGCTCCTTCGTCATCTGACCCCGTCCCGAGTGATCGCCCTCGACGTGAGCGAAGAGAAGTTGGCCTTCGCGCGCGAGGTCGGGGTTCACGAGGTGGTGCTCAGTGACGCCGACGCCGTCGCCAACGTCCGCAAGATCACCGGCGCCGAGGGCGCGACCGCCGTCTTCGACTTCGTCGGGCTGCAGCCCACCCTCGATGCCGCGATGGGAATGGCCGGCACGATGGGAGACGTCGTGATCGTCGGTATCGGTGACGGAGTCGCGGCGGCGAAGGTCGGCTTCTTCACCCAGCCTTTCGAGGTGTCGGTTCGCGCGCCGTACTGGGGTGCTCGCGACGAACTCATCGAGGTGCTGGATCTGGCCCGTGACGGTGTCCTCGAGGTGGCGGTCGAGAAGTTCTCGCTCGACGACGGCGTCGAGGCCTACCGACGGCTGGCAGCCAATGATCTCCGCGGCCGGGCCGTCGTGGTGCCTGACTGA
- a CDS encoding lysophospholipid acyltransferase family protein — translation MDVELAQSEAVYAHYLDHQQDRVRAKLMYGVLAARIRPVVRFTARDHLVRAVRSGRPLLIAANHVSERDPLVLAAAGFRSPIRSRIGHMRVLAKDELFEEAGQRRKIDTLGGIPVFRQKDHGVRAAAEAGRQMFGVCVERMVRGDSIAVFPEGTCNEGDVTRLQKLGTGIGHIAYRALKAGVDVSLVSAGIAYPHRDDRARPMVTFGDPVDLTRFKDETPAALTRMIQGDLQGAVDEVCRVAA, via the coding sequence GTGGATGTCGAGCTCGCCCAGTCTGAAGCCGTATACGCGCACTACCTCGATCACCAGCAGGACCGTGTTCGCGCGAAGTTGATGTACGGGGTGCTCGCCGCCAGGATCCGACCCGTCGTGCGGTTCACGGCCCGCGATCATCTGGTTCGTGCGGTGCGCAGCGGCAGGCCGTTGCTGATCGCCGCCAACCATGTCTCTGAGCGCGATCCGCTGGTGCTCGCGGCTGCGGGATTCCGCTCGCCCATCCGGTCCCGCATCGGTCACATGCGCGTGCTGGCGAAGGACGAGCTCTTCGAGGAGGCCGGCCAGCGACGAAAGATCGACACACTGGGCGGCATTCCGGTCTTCCGCCAGAAGGACCATGGCGTCCGGGCGGCCGCCGAGGCCGGTCGGCAGATGTTCGGAGTGTGCGTCGAGCGAATGGTCCGCGGCGACAGCATCGCGGTGTTCCCCGAGGGGACCTGCAACGAGGGTGATGTCACCCGGTTGCAGAAGCTGGGTACCGGCATCGGTCACATCGCCTACCGGGCGCTGAAGGCCGGGGTCGACGTCTCGCTGGTGTCCGCGGGGATCGCCTACCCGCACCGAGATGATCGTGCACGCCCGATGGTGACGTTCGGAGATCCGGTCGACCTGACCCGGTTCAAGGACGAGACGCCGGCGGCGCTGACCCGAATGATCCAGGGTGATCTGCAGGGTGCGGTCGACGAGGTGTGTCGGGTAGCTGCCTGA
- a CDS encoding winged helix-turn-helix transcriptional regulator — protein sequence MSEISASGHEPRTCDDALRRAFGFLGKRWNGILIATLMNGPAGFAELRCAIGGISDSMLSNRLSELAEANLVERLVDPGPPVSVSYRLTESGHALMPSLTALTAWAWENLPPSATD from the coding sequence ATGTCCGAGATTTCCGCGAGCGGCCACGAGCCGCGAACATGCGACGACGCGTTGCGTCGTGCGTTCGGCTTCTTGGGCAAACGCTGGAACGGCATCCTGATCGCAACACTGATGAACGGGCCGGCAGGATTCGCCGAATTGCGTTGCGCCATCGGCGGAATCAGCGACTCGATGCTGTCCAATCGACTTTCGGAACTCGCCGAGGCCAATCTGGTGGAACGTCTCGTGGATCCCGGGCCGCCGGTGTCGGTGTCGTATCGACTCACCGAATCGGGGCACGCACTGATGCCGTCGCTCACCGCTCTCACCGCCTGGGCCTGGGAGAACTTGCCGCCCTCGGCGACAGACTGA
- a CDS encoding FMN-dependent NADH-azoreductase yields the protein MSLFRLDTSIFPSTSASRALGDLVELEWTSAHPDSTVTRRDLSTDPVPVTAWRDAVIAGTVPPADRDAAQREAGDLAAALAGELIDADALLLTVPLYNFGVSQHFKGWYDLVATDPRIGIDPADLRGKPAVLVTTQGGNYDPGTPKEGWDHSTPWLRRVLSDVWGLDLRIVKRQFTLVGVNPALDAFADAAAELKVEAEANARAVGRELARSREVASAG from the coding sequence ATGTCTCTCTTCCGCCTCGATACCAGCATCTTTCCCTCCACATCTGCGAGCCGCGCCCTCGGCGACCTCGTCGAACTCGAATGGACCAGCGCTCATCCCGACTCGACGGTGACACGCCGGGATCTGTCGACCGACCCCGTTCCGGTGACCGCCTGGCGTGACGCCGTGATCGCGGGAACGGTGCCTCCGGCCGACCGCGACGCGGCACAACGCGAAGCGGGCGACCTGGCGGCCGCGCTCGCCGGCGAACTCATCGACGCCGACGCGCTGCTACTCACCGTCCCGCTCTACAACTTCGGTGTGTCGCAACACTTCAAGGGCTGGTACGACCTGGTGGCCACGGACCCGCGGATCGGGATCGACCCCGCCGACCTCCGCGGGAAGCCCGCGGTCCTCGTCACCACGCAGGGCGGCAACTACGATCCGGGAACCCCGAAGGAAGGTTGGGACCACTCGACGCCCTGGCTTCGGCGCGTTCTCTCCGACGTCTGGGGTCTCGATCTCCGGATCGTGAAACGTCAGTTCACGCTCGTCGGTGTGAATCCTGCGCTCGATGCCTTCGCCGACGCCGCGGCCGAGCTCAAGGTCGAGGCCGAGGCGAATGCCCGGGCCGTCGGCCGTGAGCTCGCGCGGTCACGCGAGGTCGCTTCCGCCGGCTAG
- a CDS encoding putative quinol monooxygenase, producing MQTSMRVRGQLVCRTPEELATVLEALPLHAELTRKEPGCVSFEVSRTEDPYVFDVDEVFVDASAYELHRQRLAASEWGRRTAGVERRYAVEESTHTDG from the coding sequence ATGCAGACATCGATGCGGGTCCGTGGCCAACTCGTGTGCCGGACGCCGGAGGAACTCGCGACCGTGCTCGAGGCTCTACCGCTTCACGCAGAGCTGACTCGCAAGGAGCCCGGTTGCGTGTCCTTCGAGGTGAGTCGCACCGAGGATCCATATGTCTTCGACGTCGACGAGGTGTTCGTCGACGCGTCGGCATACGAACTCCACCGGCAGCGACTGGCCGCGAGCGAGTGGGGCCGTCGCACCGCCGGTGTCGAACGCCGGTACGCCGTCGAGGAGTCCACGCACACCGACGGCTGA